The Bactrocera dorsalis isolate Fly_Bdor chromosome 2, ASM2337382v1, whole genome shotgun sequence region catgcatccgcaccatatagcaggacgggaataatgagtgacttatagagtttggtttttgtcgtcgagagaggactttacttctcaattgcctactcagaccgaagtagcacctgttggcaagagttattctgatatcaatatcatcggcatacgccagtagttgtacactcttgtagaagatggtaccttctctgttgagttctgcagctcgaactattttctccagaagcaggttgaaaaagtcgcacgatagggaatcgccttgtctgaaacctcgtttggtatcgaacggctcggagaggtccttcccgatcctgacggagcttttcgtgttgctcaacgtcagtttacacagccgtattagttttgcggggataccaaattcagacatggcggcataaaggcagctccttttcgtgctgtcgaaagcagctttgaaatcgacgaataggtggcgagtgtcgattcttctttcacgggtcttttccaagatttgacgcatggtgaaatTCATAATATTGATAACCCACTTAATACcacacaaataatttaattattattgaatatttatttcgtaCATACTACGATATGTTTTAAttatatcatcaaaaaatatataaacttcaccaaaaagtaaatacatattcataactaatttttatattaagcaaaTTCTTATAAACTAAAATGCTTAAGGCAAATCATCCAGGAAATAGTTCGCCGGCACAAAACTCAAAATCTTCTTGTAACGATTCAGTATAATTGTATTGATGGTCTGTGCAAAAGCGGGTCGCATGATTTCGAAAATCTCACgccaattattattaaaaagatCATGTGCGCTCTCCTCGAGATCCTTGTTGCCGTGAAAAAGATTCGtaaaatgtattttgaaattaccCAACTTATCGATACGCGACGAAGCCGAAGTTAAATCGAAGAAATACTGACCGTCGACCTGCTTGAGGTTCGCTTTGCAAGATATGCGATATTCGAGATTTTCTAaaaccaaaaatcaaaattaatatgagcagcaaagtttttaaaatttattttgtaattcagcTACTACATACCAACAGTGGATGACATCTTGCCAACGCTATCTAAATTCAAAATCAATATGCGTCCATTGACCTGATAATCGCCTTCGACATGCACCGATGGCGTTTTCAATTTGAACTCAATTGTGTAGTCTTTATCGTTGACGCTTTGGTGGatcagtaaaataaaattaatttgctttcAGTCTAAGTTAAAGTGGAACTTACGCCGTCTTCAACACCCGCGTGCCGCTCATGCCGTGCGCCACCACATTCGTCAGTTCGGCTTTTATATCGGCCAAGTTTTCAGTCTGCTGTGATAGACGCACACGCTTCACATGAAACGGCTCAATGGGACTAAGTCCTTTCAGGCCAGGCACGCCTAAATCGTAATTACAAACAGCAGATATGAAATCGTTGAAATAACACCATTATCCGCCAACCACTTACCATGACGCCACTCGGTGAAAAAGTTCTCGAAAACATTCGCCAGACATTTGCCATTGTCTGAATCGTGCAGATGGCACGGCTGCAGGAATGACGCTGCAAAATGAAATCAAAGTTTCTGGATAAGCAAAATTCAGCATTCTCAAGTGTTCTGCACAAGTTTTTgttcaaacaacaacaacaaaatatttacgtTTCTCTCTCAAGTATTCATGGCCATTGCCAAGTGCTGCAAGTTGACTGCAAGCGATTACAGCTAAAATGCTGATGGCAAAGCGTGCGTTTAAAGTAAATCTGTTTAGCCGCTGCATAACTCACTGCGAAGGCGAACGTTTATTCACCAACTGAGCATCGCAACATACAATTCATGCATTAAGTAAAAAAGTATTATCTTTTGCGATGcgaaaattattgttttgaatACTAACGAAGTTGTGGAGCAACTACAAATATCGAAcacactaaataaataaatcgagtcgcacacacacgcgcacacacatgtGTGTAGAAAACTAGTAGCGAGCAGACCaactataaataatttcaatttgttttcttttctttgcgACTAGTGAAGGAACAAGTGTGaaacatattgaaaaaaaaaactttattacgCAAGCGCAGTAGGATCGCTCAGTGCCGAAAAAGTTAATTGCTCACcttattttaatatgtatacattttatacacgacttgttttatttttttatgacacTTGAGTCAAACTGGAGTTTTCTGCTGATTTACCAGACAAACTAGAGAATTGGTATTATTTCTGTTATAGGAAACCaccataacatacatacatatatacatataagggtatatacaaaacactaaTTAGTTTATGTGCAAGGTACTTCGAAAGATAAGCTCTTAGACACTTccaagaaagcctctccaacttaagggtgatccatttcgtgTTTTACTACTTTaatgataaaaacaaattagcttcatatataatagaaaatgtttattatcattcgaaagtgcattctttggcatttattttatgaagattATCTCTATCAAATTTTGtccacggctacgtctcagatggcccATCTGTCgagtccaatttttgattactcattcgagcatttgggctggtaactggcgaaagaCAAGCGTGCTCGAAACGGGATTGTCTTCATTGACTATAtactttaaatatgtatattcactggaaaaatctaacggtgtgatatcaaacGGCCGAAGTGTTCtcccaataaatccattgattggcGATGTGGGAAATGACGCCGTCTTGtttaaaccaaatgtcgccgagatcacgagcttcaatttcagacttcaaatagtcgattattaTAGCATAATAACAgccgccattgacggttacgatctcaccggcattatttttgaataaatatggaTAATATCGATGATACCAaaggctcacaaaccacaccaaatcatGTTTTTTTCTGGGtgaaatggcaactcttgaatctcaaatgcggcaattttgcttatttgcgAATACATTCAGCCATATcatgatctctttgccctcagtaaggcctctccctagttgtagGGCTTTTAATGGGCCTTTGCCCTATGGTCGTCTTACCAAACATCATCTACaaaagttgtatggaagaagTTGAGGTGGAACCGGCTGGtgggaatttaaattaaacgcctgtgcaaatttgccTTGGCTagtaagcgttttgctaatttatagcTCAAACACAGTTCTTCTTTTCGATGGCATCAAAAAGGACTACATTTAGTAGTctacgtgcgatctttgatcagccatctatcCTAACCTatccattaagccagaaattttcttcactgcttCCTTTGggcaaatattatccaataaggAATACTCGGTTTCAAGATCGGTGATGATATTGTGAAAAGTATGCTTAATAGGTCGATTTTATTGACAATGAGTTGAGCGAAGCGTACGAAAcacattctgtaaagaatgtgattttttttaaataaatttaatcgaTTTGTAAAGGTTGTTCAGTTTGACATGAcatgcgtgatctgtcaaaaaaggctaatgaaaaaatacctctacttggatcactcgtTCACTTGCTTTAATTTTCAGAATTAAAAACTGCAATTCGTAGGTGCCATAATAGGATATGGCTCCTTACACCATTACAATCCCGACCAATTAGTGCTCTTCCATGCGTTAgtcgtgaaaataaaaatactttccgTTCGAGCTTCGATTTTAAATTCTTCTTATCAGAAAAGATGACGTACATATTTCCATTGCTTTGACCAAGTTATATGTGTTCGGTGAATATCGTTTcgtaacttttttaataataatacccaacggttaccctcctcccgcccaaccggcgcgaggggcgcaatccgcgaacgagcggaattagccgagtcataaacaacagccaaaattaagaattaaattaaagtatataattttacttgttaagagtagctaaaataaattttttaattgtaaaaagtgagtctgttaaatcaaatgtgctggaatgaaaattgaaatcatgacatatacggcggaatggttcgtttaactaaaaatttgttctagaaaattttaaaagtaagggtctaaactacctggtagagcgagcggggacgttaaaattaatatcagataagagagatggactacagactgacccattcacgagttttacaagaaatattataccaagcatctccctacgactagcgagtgtcgggagatttataagttttaaacggttagtgtaagggggaagatttaaactggaatcccaattcaaatgatttaaggcaaaaagtaagaattgtttttgaacggactctaacttatccgaatggacttggtaactagggttccataccacagaagcatactctaatataggcctcaccagagatgtaaaaagaatttttgtggtaagcagatctctaaattctttagaccaacgtttaacaaaactaagagcgcctttagctttaaaaaccgtggaagatatgtgaagattaaaattgagtttggggtccatagttactcccaaatcaacaaaactgcatacttgctccaacctaaagttttgtattgtgtatgaagttgggcctacagatctacgtgaaaagcacattgttttacattttttaaggttcaatggcatgtcatttctatcacaccaagaaactaggttgtttaagtctgtttgcaactggcatctttcgttgtttgaagtatacgttttaaaaagttttacaccgtcagcatataataagacttttgaaaacttaacaacaaatgatatgtcattaataaataacaagaacaaaattggaccaagatggctaccttgtggaacgcctgaaggaacattgattatgtcagaaaaagtatcgttaaataagacttgttgaattctattgctaagataagaagcaacccattttagaaatattggttgaaaaccgagaagatcaagtttattcaaaagaattgaatggtttactttatcaaaagctttactgaaatctgtgtatatagcagcagtattcttattctccctgAAGCCAGCagatacatgtgatacaaattcaagcaagttAGTTATagtagatttccctttacgaaaaccgtgctgagaacaagaaattagtggagagatccggaaggttatgtcgtctgttataattgcttcaaaaagtttaggtattgcagacaactttgctattcccctatagttttcaatagatgacctaaatccactcttatgtaaaggaattataaatgactttttccatatgggtggaaataagccttgcataagagatgagttaaatagttttgttaggggttggtatatatatttggcacatttcttaagaaagcatgagggaatcatatctgggccataattgtatgattgttctaacatgttcaactgatataagacgtcttCTTCGAAAATGGTAGGcgcattaatgacagaaatcggacataacttgtgctgttgcggaacattttttggagattttttggagattttcgtGGCGGATTTTCcttaatttctgttttttttttaatattgagcTTTCTTAATCACCCTTCGAACAATTAATTTACTAACTTTAAATCTAgtgttttcttcaattttggCGGAGGAGTTGTGGGTGTTGGAAGATTCTCCGAGTAGGTCTCTTCGGTCTGCTTTGATAATAGTACGCATTATTTTCATCCTTCAAGTTCTATTCAAATGTTTCTTAATTTCTAAGACGTATGTCTTGCCGTTTTTCCGGAAGTTTATGCAAAGAAATTCTACACTCATGAAACGCTTCGATTTTGAATTTTGCTTTTAGAGTGAAAACAATTTATCTTCCTATATTT contains the following coding sequences:
- the LOC105234183 gene encoding protein takeout: MQRLNRFTLNARFAISILAVIACSQLAALGNGHEYLREKPSFLQPCHLHDSDNGKCLANVFENFFTEWRHGVPGLKGLSPIEPFHVKRVRLSQQTENLADIKAELTNVVAHGMSGTRVLKTAVNDKDYTIEFKLKTPSVHVEGDYQVNGRILILNLDSVGKMSSTVENLEYRISCKANLKQVDGQYFFDLTSASSRIDKLGNFKIHFTNLFHGNKDLEESAHDLFNNNWREIFEIMRPAFAQTINTIILNRYKKILSFVPANYFLDDLP